One Camelina sativa cultivar DH55 chromosome 3, Cs, whole genome shotgun sequence genomic window carries:
- the LOC104775802 gene encoding protein SRG1-like, whose product METKGETSWSSIIVPSVQEMVEEKMITTVPPRYVRYDREDITEVLDDSGLSTEIPIIDMKRLCASTAVDSEVEKLDFACKEWGFFQLVNHGMDPSFLEKIKSEIQDFFNLPMEEKKKLWQQPKVMEGFGQAFVVSDDQKLDWGDLFFLVTQPVQFRKPHLLPKLPLPFRDTVEMYSTQVGNIAKILIAKMAEALQIKPEEMEELFGDDMSQSMRMNYYPPCPQPDQVTGLTPHSDAVGLTILLQVNEVDGLQIKKNGKWVSVKPLPNAFVVNVGDILEIITNGTYRSIEHRGMVNSEKERLSIAAFHSTGLDKEIGPARSLVQRQEAAKFRSLKTTDYMNGLFSRELEGKSYLDALRI is encoded by the exons ATGGAAACCAAAGGAGAAACCTCGTGGAGCTCTATCATAGTTCCTTCTGTTCAAGagatggtggaggagaagatgaTCACGACCGTTCCTCCCAGGTATGTCCGGTATGATCGTGAAGACATAACTGAAGTCCTCGATGATTCTGGTCTCTCAACCGAGATCCCAATCATCGACATGAAGCGGTTGTGTGCTTCAACCGCCGTGGACTCTGAGGTTGAGAAACTCGACTTCGCTTGCAAAGAGTGGGGGTTTTTCCAG CTTGTAAACCATGGAATGGACCCAAGTTTCTTGGAAAAAATCAAGTCAGAGATTCAAGATTTCTTCAACCTTCCCatggaagagaaaaagaagctgTGGCAGCAACCAAAGGTGATGGAAGGGTTTGGACAAGCTTTTGTGGTTTCAGATGATCAGAAACTCGACTGGGGAGATTTGTTCTTCCTTGTAACGCAACCTGTTCAATTCCGCAAGCCTCACTTGCTCCCCAAGCTACCTCTTCCTTTTAG AGATACGGTAGAGATGTATTCCACTCAAGTGGGGAATATAGCTAAGATCTTAATAGCGAAAATGGCGGAAGCCCTGCAGATCAAAccagaggagatggaagaattATTTGGTGATGATATGTCGCAGAGTATGAGGATGAATTACTACCCGCCGTGTCCACAACCTGATCAGGTTACCGGTCTAACTCCCCATTCCGATGCGGTCGGACTCACGATACTTTTGCAGGTCAATGAAGTTGACGGTctccaaatcaagaaaaatggCAAGTGGGTTTCTGTCAAACCTCTACCAAATGCTTTCGTTGTCAATGTTGGAGACATCTTAGAG ATCATAACGAACGGGACGTACCGAAGCATCGAGCATCGGGGAATGGTGAACTCGGAGAAAGAGAGACTGTCCATTGCAGCATTTCATAGTACGGGACTGGATAAAGAAATTGGTCCGGCGAGAAGCCTTGTTCAAAGGCAAGAGGCAGCAAAGTTTAGAAGCCTGAAAACTACAGACTACATGAATGGCTTGTTCTCCCGTGAACTCGAAGGAAAATCTTATCTTGATGCTTTGAGAATCTAA
- the LOC104775803 gene encoding protein SRG1-like: MEVKGAAHVQWSSIIVPSVQEMVKEKIITTVPSRYVRSDQDKTDVVDDSGRLSTEIPIIDMKRLCSSTAMDSEVEKLDFACKEWGFFQLVNHGIDPDFLDKTKSEIHDFFNLPMEEKKKFWQQPNEIEGFGQAFVVSEEQKLDWADLFFHTVKPVEIRRPHLVPKLPLPFRDTLETYSTEVQSIAKILIAKMAKALEIRPEEMEKLFDDVDSAQSMRMNYYPPCPQPDQVIGVTPHSDSVGLTILMQVNEVEGLQIKKDGKWVPVKPLPNSFIVNIGDVLEIITNGTYRSIEHRGVVNAEKERLSIATFHNPGMYKEVGPAKSLVERQKVAKFRRLTMKEYMDGLFSRTLDGKAYLDALRI; encoded by the exons ATGGAAGTAAAAGGAGCAGCACATGTACAGTGGAGCTCTATTATAGTTCCTTCTGTTCAAGAGATGGTTAAGGAGAAGATTATCACGACCGTTCCTTCCAGGTATGTCCGGTCTGATCAAGACAAAACTGACGTAGTCGATGACTCGGGTCGTCTCAGTACCGAGATCCCAATCATCGACATGAAGCGGCTATGTTCATCGACCGCCATGGATTCTGAAGTTGAGAAACTCGACTTCGCTTGCAAAGAGTGGGGATTTTTCCAA CTTGTAAACCATGGAATAGACCCAGATTTCTTGGACAAAACAAAGTCGGAGATTCATGATTTTTTCAACCTTCCCatggaagaaaagaagaagttctgGCAGCAACCAAATGAGATTGAAGGCTTCGGACAAGCTTTTGTGGTTTCAGAAGAACAGAAACTAGATTGGGCAGACTTGTTCTTCCATACAGTGAAACCTGTTGAAATACGGAGGCCTCACTTGGTCCCCAAGCTACCTCTTCCCTTTAG agATACATTGGAGACATATTCTACTGAAGTGCAGAGCATAGCAAAGATCTTAATAGCCAAAATGGCAAAAGCCCTAGAGATCAGACCAGAGGAAATGGAAAAGttgtttgatgatgttgattcAGCTCAAAGTATGAGGATGAATTACTACCCACCATGTCCACAACCCGATCAGGTTATCGGTGTAACTCCACATTCTGATTCGGTTGGACTCACCATACTGATGCAGGTGAATGAAGTTGAAGGTCTCCAAATCAAGAAAGATGGGAAATGGGTTCCTGTTAAACCTCTCCCAAATTCTTTCATTGTCAATATTGGAGACGTTTTAGAG ATCATAACGAATGGGACATATCGAAGCATTGAGCATCGGGGAGTAGTGAATGCAGAGAAAGAGAGGCTCTCTATTGCAACCTTTCACAACCCGGGAATGTATAAAGAAGTTGGTCCAGCGAAAAGCCTCGTTGAAAGGCAAAAGGTTGCAAAATTCAGAAGGCTGACAATGAAAGAGTACATGGATGGCTTGTTCTCTCGTACGCTCGATGGAAAAGCTTATCTCGATGCTTTGAGAATCTAA
- the LOC104775804 gene encoding protein SRG1: protein MEAKGAVQWSSILVPSVQEMVKEKMITNVPSRYVRSDEDKTEVADDSGLNIEIPIIDMNRLCSPTIMDSEIAKLDFACKEWGFFQLVNHGIDSSFLDKTKLEIQDFFNLPMEAKKKFWQQPNEIEGFGQAFVVSEDQKLDWADLFYHTVKPVELRKPHLFPKLPLPFRDTLEKYSAEVQNIANILTVKMARALEIKPEEMEFFFNNVDSIQAMRMNYYPPCPQPDQVIGLTPHSDSVGLTILMPVNEVEGLQIKNDGKWIPVKPLPNAFIVNIGDILEIITNGTYRSIEHRGVANAEKERLSIATFHNPEMYREFGPAKSLVERQKVAKFKRMTMKEFNDGLFSRTLDGKAYLDALRI, encoded by the exons ATGGAAGCAAAAGGAGCAGTGCAGTGGAGCTCTATTTTAGTTCCTTCTGTTCAAGAGATGGTTAAGGAGAAGATGATCACGAACGTTCCTTCCAGGTATGTCCGGTCTGATGAAGACAAAACTGAAGTCGCCGATGACTCTGGTCTGAATATCGAGATCCCAATCATTGACATGAATCGTTTATGTTCTCCGACCATCATGGACTCTGAGATTGCAAAACTCGACTTTGCTTGCAAAGAGTGGGGATTCTTTCAG CTTGTAAACCATGGGATAGACTCAAGTTTCTTGGACAAAACAAAGTTGGAGATTCAAGATTTCTTCAACCTTCCCAtggaagcaaagaagaagttctGGCAGCAACCAAATGAGATCGAAGGCTTCGGACAAGCTTTTGTGGTTTCAGAAGATCAGAAACTCGATTGGGCAGACTTGTTCTACCATACAGTGAAACCTGTTGAACTACGCAAACCTCACTTGTTCCCCAAGTTACCTCTTCCCTTTAG AGATACATTGGAGAAGTATTCTGCTGAAGTACAGAACATTGCAAATATCTTGACAGTGAAAATGGCGAGAGCCCTAGAGATCAAACCAGAGgaaatggaatttttttttaataatgtcgaTTCAATCCAAGCTATGAGGATGAATTACTACCCACCGTGTCCACAACCCGATCAGGTTATCGGTCTAACTCCGCATTCTGATTCGGTCGGACTCACCATACTGATGCCGGTGAACGAAGTTGAAGGTCTCCAAATCAAGAATGATGGGAAATGGATTCCTGTTAAACCTCTCCCAAATGCTTTCATTGTCAACATTGGAGACATCTTAGAG ATCATAACAAATGGGACATACAGAAGCATAGAACATCGTGGAGTTGCGAATGCAGAGAAAGAGAGGCTCTCTATTGCAACGTTTCACAATCCGGAAATGTATAGAGAATTTGGCCCCGCGAAAAGTCTCGTTGAAAGGCAAAAGGTTGCAAAATTCAAAAGAATGACCATGAAAGAATTTAATGATGGCCTGTTCTCTCGTACGCTTGACGGCAAAGCTTATCTTGATGCTTTAAGAATCTAA